From the Mycoplasma putrefaciens KS1 genome, the window TCAATAACATTTTTATGACCAGCCACATTCAAAAAATCTTTAGGTCTGTAAATTCTGTATAGAGATTGTTTATTTGATTTCATATATTCTCCTAGCCAGGTTATATATATTTTATCTTATATTTAAGTTCTAAAAGAACATAAGAATTAATATCTCTGGTACTTAAGAGTTTTTAAAAACTTCTTAGATTTTTTTAAAAAACAACTTATATATTTATTAACGTTTTTTACAAAAAAAGTTATTTAGTATTTTATGGTATTCTTCTTGTTTTTTACGGTTTTTTATTTGAACTAAATTGATGTTTATGTCATTAATACTATATTTGTTAGTAATTCCAAACTTAATGCTATCTAACAAATAATAAATATCTCTGATTTTTGAATAACTAATTGCTGCATAACACATTTGACAAGGTTCTAAAGTAGAAATTAATTTGTAATTAGTTAAGTTTAAATTATCTAGTTTTTTAATTACATTATTAACAACATTGATTTCAGCATGATTAGAAATACTTTTTTCTTTTTGATTAGTATTATAACTTAAACTAATAATATTATTGTTTTGATCGATAATACAAGCACTAACTGGAATATCATGATTAATTAATGCTTTTTTAGCTTCTTGAATTAGTATTTCTAAAATCTTATCAAATTCTTTCATAGAACCTCCAAATAAAAAACCGTAATACAAAACACATTTCCTTATAGCTGCTACCTTCCGGTCCTGACTCATTCAGATGTTATTTTTATTACGGCATATTAATTATATTATAATTTGTTAGTTATTCTCAATAACTAAAAGACTAAAGTTCTTAATTAACTACTATTTAGTCTGTTAATTTGTTTTGTGATCTCTTAGCAATATCAGCTATTTAGAAGCAAGTCTTTTTAATGAATTCATAATAGCTTCATTTTCTTTAATTTCTTGTTGTCATAATCTCATATTATTTTTAACATATTCTGCTGTTATCACTTCACTATTTGGATCTGTTTGCATACCATCAGTAATATCTTCATACTTTTGATCAACAACAATTAAATTATCTAAAATTTTAGATCTTAGTTTTTCTTTAATTTTTTCAGTATCTTTTGTTTGATTAAATTCTTCAACAACATCTTCGATTAACTTGTCTCAATAATCAGCTGATTCTGGTTCTTTGATTCAAAAACCTGACATTTTTAAAAAGTATAGAAGTGTTAATAAAGCTGTTCTTTTATTTCCGTCTGTGAATTTATTTTTTGTAGATAAATCAAAAATAATATCAGCAGCTAGATTAGTAAAGTTAGCGCCTCTTTGAAATCTTCACTTTTCGATTCAAAAATTTACCAATGATAAAGCCCCACCAACTGGAGATTGGAAATAAACTTCTTTAGTTTCTCCAATCTTAGCAGCATCATCATTAGCATCCATACATAAGATTCCAACAGCTTCAGCAAAATCTTCATTAAACGGGAATTTTTTCATAACTCATTCAGTTACTTTTTCTATATCTTTGCTCATAAAATCACCTTGTTTCTATTTACTTATATTTTATTTGACTTATAAAGTCTATACTATATCTTGCTTTATTTCTAAACTGTTTATTATGTTCTTGTTTACAAATATAAGAGTTTTGATAGTACATTTCAAACATTGAAAGATCATTATAATCATCACCAACTACAATAATATTTTCATCTAAAATATTTAATTGGTTTTGCAACCCTTTAATAGCAGCACCTTTACTTACATCAAATGCGTGTATTTCATTAAATAATTTATTCTTGATACTATTTTTAGTGATATTAACCTTAAAGTTATTTTTGATTAAAAAGTCTTCTATTCTATCTCAAGTTTGTTGATCGGTTTGAATTTTAAAACATAGTAAGTCTTTATCAAGTAAAAAGTTTAAGTCCTGTTGATAGACATCAATATTTAAAAAGAATTTCTTAACTTCTGGTGTTATTGTTTTATGAAATAAAAACGCTTCTTGATACTCAGTTGTAAACGCTAAAGCTTCAATCTGATCTTGAATAGTTTTTAAAAATCCAATAATTTTATTTTTAATCTCTGTTGGGATTATCATTTTATATAAAACATTGTCATTATTATCATAAACAGCAGCACCAGTATTAACTATAAAATAATCTGCAAACAAATTATAGTTCTCTATTAAATATTTTTTTATCTGCTTGTAAGGTCTTCCAGTTGCAATAACTAGTTTATTATCTTTTTGAAAATCTTTGATAAACTCTAAGTCTTTAGGATCTATATCTAAACTATTTTTATTTTTATGATTTCTTAAAGTTCCATCAAAATCAGAAAATAAGTATTTTGGCATGCAACGCCCCTTTCTGGTTTATATCTTAATTTTATTATTTATTGTTAAAAATAAGACAAGCATTTTAAAGATCATACTAAATTAAAATCATTAAAGTACTTCAACTAAAGACAAAAAAAGAAGTGACTTAGCACTTCTAGTTATTATTAAGTTTCAATTTTTCTTGTTGACGTAAACGTCTTTGTCTTTCCTGATTTGAAGCTTTGGTATGTTTTTCATTATACTTATAAAAAGCATAAGTTTGAATAATTTGAAATAATGATGAAAAAATTCAATAAATACATACTCCTGTTGCTACAGATAAAATAACTATAACAAACACAGCCATCA encodes:
- a CDS encoding nucleoside deaminase → MKEFDKILEILIQEAKKALINHDIPVSACIIDQNNNIISLSYNTNQKEKSISNHAEINVVNNVIKKLDNLNLTNYKLISTLEPCQMCYAAISYSKIRDIYYLLDSIKFGITNKYSINDININLVQIKNRKKQEEYHKILNNFFCKKR
- a CDS encoding Cof-type HAD-IIB family hydrolase codes for the protein MPKYLFSDFDGTLRNHKNKNSLDIDPKDLEFIKDFQKDNKLVIATGRPYKQIKKYLIENYNLFADYFIVNTGAAVYDNNDNVLYKMIIPTEIKNKIIGFLKTIQDQIEALAFTTEYQEAFLFHKTITPEVKKFFLNIDVYQQDLNFLLDKDLLCFKIQTDQQTWDRIEDFLIKNNFKVNITKNSIKNKLFNEIHAFDVSKGAAIKGLQNQLNILDENIIVVGDDYNDLSMFEMYYQNSYICKQEHNKQFRNKARYSIDFISQIKYK